One genomic segment of Brevibacillus laterosporus LMG 15441 includes these proteins:
- a CDS encoding pentapeptide repeat-containing protein: protein MDRTEAMPHFMTHVVKPARVLALMRLEKDFQTHKNTLATNWTNDFQRICNQLGREQIRKNKPLLGHLTFSLLRTELAVGRAIYVVEATDSSWFFDRNPCQTEYDASWALRYLNQMKDEIDSGRKAYMGAITLPDVEQIVLREAVHFHQYVIQLARYALPTAIQSPEFAALSTEDVVEIRVGEYMDVSEVVYKIDRRVRDAQSVREWIDEGSEQEYAYEVFDRLDLSRGEYSELDFRYSRFEHSDLSDARLNGCVLLGTRWNHSRLVRADFSYSLLFGANFDHSDLSGADFGGIQASKGLLEPDSWEMPGFWEISFAESNLSKASFIDAQLAEAQFRKANLAGVNFAGADLTNANFTDAHLREAVFVGASIASADFTGADIDGASFSVKDRDKLNLDERQQAAVLWIEAEREEAYLHELFYPVSR from the coding sequence ATGGACAGGACAGAAGCGATGCCGCATTTTATGACCCATGTAGTAAAGCCTGCACGAGTGCTAGCATTGATGCGTCTAGAGAAGGATTTTCAGACACATAAAAATACATTAGCTACAAACTGGACAAACGATTTTCAACGGATTTGCAACCAGTTAGGCCGCGAGCAGATTCGAAAAAACAAACCGTTACTTGGGCATCTTACCTTTTCGTTGTTGCGAACTGAATTGGCAGTAGGGCGGGCGATTTATGTAGTGGAGGCGACCGATAGCTCCTGGTTTTTCGATCGGAATCCTTGCCAAACAGAATATGATGCTAGCTGGGCATTACGGTATTTAAACCAAATGAAGGACGAGATCGACAGCGGTAGAAAGGCATATATGGGCGCTATTACGCTTCCTGATGTGGAGCAAATAGTCTTAAGAGAAGCGGTTCATTTTCATCAGTACGTCATTCAATTGGCTAGATATGCCTTGCCTACAGCGATTCAATCTCCGGAATTTGCAGCGTTATCCACAGAGGATGTTGTTGAAATACGCGTTGGAGAATATATGGATGTTAGCGAGGTCGTGTATAAAATAGATCGGCGAGTACGGGATGCCCAATCGGTCAGGGAGTGGATCGATGAAGGCAGTGAACAAGAATATGCCTATGAGGTTTTCGACCGGTTGGATTTGTCTAGGGGAGAATATTCCGAGCTGGATTTTCGCTATTCACGTTTTGAGCATAGTGATCTATCCGACGCTCGGTTGAATGGTTGTGTACTCCTAGGCACAAGGTGGAATCATTCGCGACTAGTCAGGGCAGATTTCTCTTACAGCCTGCTATTTGGAGCTAATTTTGACCATAGCGATCTGTCGGGGGCAGACTTTGGAGGAATCCAAGCTTCTAAAGGATTGCTGGAGCCAGATAGTTGGGAAATGCCAGGCTTTTGGGAAATTTCCTTTGCTGAATCCAACTTGTCAAAGGCTAGCTTCATCGATGCCCAATTAGCAGAAGCTCAATTTCGTAAAGCGAATCTTGCGGGCGTGAATTTTGCTGGAGCCGATTTGACGAACGCCAACTTCACAGATGCTCATTTACGTGAAGCGGTGTTTGTTGGGGCTAGCATAGCATCTGCTGATTTTACTGGAGCAGATATAGATGGGGCCTCCTTTTCGGTAAAAGATCGAGACAAGCTCAACTTAGATGAGCGACAACAAGCCGCTGTTTTATGGATAGAGGCAGAGAGGGAGGAGGCATATCTACATGAGCTATTTTATCCTGTCTCAAGATAA
- a CDS encoding RHS repeat-associated core domain-containing protein produces the protein MKTTAKVAGYGNIQVVSPYDIQTLQDLQLVKEANDHAKLYLTGIIPEEKKDSYIAMATSSDIIEVNEVEDGRVVRNLFTGLVENIGVRAVRGIYYIELEGISLTSQLDIKEKTRSFQDKNMTYTALLDFILKDYPGSDYLDYATNNATLEGFTLQYKETDWAFIKRMASRFGAVLLPETSSKTPKFSLGVPDGKLGQLQDYQYGVARSLDRYTEATTGHGSKLDETAFTHYTAESGQYFALGDKVLFQEKELTVAASIARFIEGGLLYTYTLCQEEGVLQNLIRNEQLTGVSLEGRIIEIRRDTVKVHLDIDQTQDKGKAWWFPYSSVYSTEGADGFHCMPQEGDAIQVYFATSQEDGAVAMSSVRKTGQDSPKMGDPSVKYWGTNFGKEMKLGGSDFVLTAKDTKEGKMFIKLDVEDGIEIHSDKVIMFSAEKDLEIETDTKFEIKAQEAIYLLCKESSIVLDGETDIQGTVLQVDGLIKSPVSVADLEPEPEPEDPAPPPPPPEEEKGFWGSLLDGVQLALDVVGMIPVVGIVADVANAGISVARGDYAGAALSLAACVPFAGAAATGAKLGMKAAKALKMGKTVAKVADKVADVAKVTTKIADAVVGKVYTASRKLKSTVNQLEAVQKIKSSMKLKAIANSRVGKVGKAISKEVATEAGYQVLEEVAGSEIATVAGLMGGKRNRHKGKKKQSKKERKKAAQKAKNAEKAKQKNPKKANEKSCVDDPIHAGSGSQFIIHPTLKLYGAETWVFELHYNSMLLQQGVLGKAWTHNYEMHADMELIDQGEITIWWNTGRRNVFKQTGAENLVFRSADVDMMFYELRQFENGFELFNRNTRETYYFKRNGQVSKQTNALGQALTFVHDSSNRLVKMTDAITGRSLSLTYGQEGLLYSVYDASRSVQFDYNESRRLSQFVDPNGTISELTYTEQGQIESLTVDGILQYRNTYDYEGRVIAQTNALGLASTFTYDTESIPGSTITTFTDRLGATEVMIHDERMLLVEKQERDGSRFTYEYNDRGQMIAETVGNETTTYEYDPRGNLIQVVDPLGNPTSYVYSEDDLLLSETNAEGGITSYTYDERGRLVRIARPDESRSEIGFNEHGQRVSYTDLNGVTSRYQYDDKGLLTAVCDGEGRVIQVGYDEVGRIASFQDGRGGKVRRTYDANDNIVQVIDPLGRKYSFAYDAFDQRIEETMPSGATTRYRYHVLGPMESVTDPLGQTTTYQYDAEGQLITVIQPNEAEIHYERDQMGRIISITDPLGRTEKASYDENGRLIQIWDALGNKVQDVSYDAGGNLVSATDALGHTTLYGFNKIYQCTKKTNALGQTTTYAYDAVARLTEVMESDAAIYRQQYDKEGRLISYTDANENETTLQYDQSGLVVVEQNASGEATHFAYDERGWMHKRTNAKGQETNYRYDAAGQLIEQKDEVSTVRREYDTDGNLVTIQEEGAGAKHREYDLLGRVTACTDSYGNTIRYRYDENSQLTHLIYPDGKVVQYTYDVAGQLTEVKDWAGRRTTYTYDENGRLIKTVRPNGTIEQRSYDIAGQMVRLWDQNRQGVMLQKYRYVYNELGQIVQEEEKQYTYDALKRLVSGEWPGGRVWYSYDKGGNVTGIGTVEAVSKKAMGYGKDNRLSHVNEQPVEMDADGNLLTWTENEQTHTYTYDARNRLVRTGQAHYTYDAEFVRTSMTWKGKTTRYVVDQEEVFSRVLMELGEDGSPKAYYVYGQGLIGREDAQGNYLSYHMDMRGSTTMLSDWSGRITDRYSYGVYGELEQHDGTTSQPFCYNGRDGVMTDPNGLYYMRARYYHPGLKRFLNRDILPGDVTEGQTFNRFAYVNGDPVGFIDPLGLAGLGTGQCKKGKAEGTGKPEPNPNSKASAQVLNLKNVDDAAKQYASSLRDGILNGTIRKTTGGKIDAKVLSVAVDKKTGEMFYGISGSKNNPTRLNETHTDLQKIIDRKGVSETNYPLDNCGEFNAINHALFNGNKITDLNMYTINIKSGEFKEMCLNCDSMYSKLVTVIK, from the coding sequence GTGAAAACGACAGCTAAAGTAGCGGGATATGGAAATATTCAAGTAGTATCTCCCTACGATATACAAACGCTGCAGGATTTACAGCTAGTCAAAGAAGCAAACGACCACGCCAAGCTATATCTGACCGGAATCATTCCGGAAGAGAAGAAGGATAGCTACATCGCCATGGCCACAAGTAGCGATATCATCGAGGTCAACGAGGTAGAGGATGGACGAGTGGTCAGGAATCTATTTACAGGACTCGTAGAAAATATCGGAGTTCGAGCTGTTCGTGGCATCTACTATATCGAGCTAGAGGGCATCTCGCTGACGAGCCAGCTCGATATAAAAGAGAAGACCAGATCCTTTCAAGATAAAAACATGACGTACACAGCTCTACTAGATTTCATTTTAAAGGATTATCCAGGATCAGACTATCTCGATTACGCTACAAACAATGCTACATTAGAAGGCTTTACGCTGCAATATAAGGAGACAGATTGGGCGTTCATTAAGCGAATGGCGTCTCGTTTTGGTGCGGTTTTATTACCAGAAACAAGCTCTAAAACGCCGAAGTTCTCACTTGGAGTGCCAGATGGAAAATTAGGACAGCTACAAGACTATCAATACGGTGTAGCAAGATCACTAGACAGGTACACGGAAGCCACCACGGGACATGGTAGCAAGCTAGACGAGACAGCGTTCACTCACTATACGGCAGAAAGCGGACAGTATTTTGCATTAGGGGATAAGGTGTTATTTCAGGAGAAGGAGCTGACCGTAGCGGCATCTATAGCGCGCTTTATCGAAGGCGGCTTGCTCTATACCTATACCCTTTGCCAAGAGGAAGGCGTTTTGCAGAATCTGATTCGAAATGAACAGCTAACAGGTGTCTCACTCGAAGGAAGGATTATTGAGATTCGCAGAGATACCGTCAAGGTGCATCTCGATATCGATCAAACCCAAGACAAGGGCAAGGCCTGGTGGTTTCCGTATTCCTCCGTCTATTCAACAGAAGGAGCTGACGGCTTTCACTGCATGCCGCAGGAGGGAGACGCTATCCAGGTTTATTTCGCAACCAGCCAGGAGGATGGAGCGGTAGCGATGAGCTCTGTTCGCAAAACAGGGCAGGATTCTCCGAAGATGGGCGATCCAAGCGTGAAGTATTGGGGGACCAACTTTGGCAAGGAGATGAAGCTAGGCGGCTCTGATTTTGTGCTCACTGCCAAGGACACGAAAGAAGGCAAGATGTTTATTAAGCTGGATGTAGAAGACGGCATCGAGATTCACAGCGATAAGGTGATTATGTTTTCCGCGGAAAAGGATTTGGAGATTGAGACAGATACCAAATTCGAGATTAAAGCGCAGGAAGCCATTTATCTGCTGTGTAAGGAAAGCAGTATTGTGCTGGATGGAGAGACGGATATTCAGGGAACGGTGCTACAGGTAGATGGCTTAATTAAATCGCCTGTCTCAGTGGCTGACCTAGAACCGGAACCAGAGCCTGAGGACCCAGCACCGCCACCACCGCCACCGGAGGAAGAAAAGGGCTTCTGGGGAAGCTTACTGGATGGTGTGCAGTTAGCACTTGATGTGGTGGGGATGATTCCGGTAGTTGGAATCGTTGCCGATGTTGCTAATGCGGGCATCTCGGTAGCTCGCGGAGATTATGCAGGAGCGGCTCTTTCGTTAGCGGCATGCGTTCCTTTTGCTGGAGCTGCCGCGACCGGTGCTAAGCTCGGAATGAAAGCCGCGAAGGCGTTAAAAATGGGAAAAACAGTAGCCAAGGTAGCCGATAAAGTGGCCGATGTAGCCAAAGTAACGACAAAGATAGCAGATGCAGTAGTTGGAAAAGTATACACCGCCTCGCGTAAGCTAAAGAGCACTGTCAATCAACTGGAAGCGGTTCAGAAAATCAAAAGCAGTATGAAGCTCAAGGCAATTGCAAACAGTCGGGTTGGCAAGGTTGGAAAGGCAATTTCAAAAGAAGTCGCAACAGAAGCAGGATACCAAGTACTAGAAGAAGTGGCGGGCAGTGAGATTGCCACTGTTGCGGGCTTAATGGGTGGAAAAAGGAACCGACACAAAGGTAAGAAAAAGCAATCGAAGAAAGAACGCAAAAAAGCCGCTCAAAAGGCAAAAAATGCAGAAAAGGCCAAACAAAAGAATCCGAAAAAAGCAAATGAAAAAAGCTGTGTAGACGATCCGATCCATGCCGGCTCTGGCTCGCAATTTATTATTCATCCTACTCTGAAGCTGTACGGGGCTGAGACATGGGTATTCGAGCTACACTACAATTCAATGCTTCTTCAGCAGGGCGTACTTGGTAAAGCCTGGACGCATAATTATGAAATGCATGCCGACATGGAGCTTATAGACCAAGGTGAGATTACCATCTGGTGGAACACAGGCAGAAGAAATGTGTTTAAGCAGACGGGAGCAGAGAATCTAGTATTCCGTTCAGCAGATGTCGACATGATGTTTTATGAGCTTCGTCAGTTCGAGAATGGTTTTGAGCTGTTCAACCGAAATACGCGAGAAACCTACTACTTTAAACGCAATGGACAAGTAAGTAAACAAACGAATGCCTTGGGACAAGCGTTAACCTTTGTTCATGATTCCTCAAATCGCCTTGTTAAAATGACAGACGCTATTACTGGTCGATCTCTATCCTTAACATATGGACAAGAAGGGCTATTATACAGTGTCTACGATGCTTCACGCAGTGTGCAATTTGATTACAATGAATCGCGTCGCCTCAGTCAATTCGTCGATCCGAATGGAACCATCAGCGAGTTAACGTATACCGAGCAAGGACAGATCGAGTCGCTTACTGTGGATGGAATTTTGCAATATCGCAACACCTATGACTATGAGGGGCGAGTTATTGCGCAGACCAATGCCTTAGGACTAGCCTCTACGTTCACCTATGACACAGAAAGCATACCTGGGTCAACGATTACAACTTTCACAGATCGTCTGGGTGCAACGGAGGTCATGATTCACGACGAACGGATGCTACTAGTCGAAAAACAAGAAAGAGACGGCAGTCGCTTTACGTATGAATATAATGACCGAGGCCAAATGATTGCCGAAACAGTAGGAAATGAGACGACTACTTATGAGTACGATCCACGCGGCAATCTGATTCAGGTAGTCGATCCACTAGGGAATCCAACCAGCTATGTATACAGCGAGGATGATTTGCTACTGTCCGAAACCAATGCAGAGGGTGGCATCACAAGCTACACGTATGATGAGCGTGGACGTCTGGTAAGGATTGCTCGTCCTGACGAAAGTCGCTCAGAGATTGGCTTCAACGAGCACGGACAACGCGTAAGCTATACGGATTTGAATGGTGTGACAAGCCGTTATCAATACGATGACAAAGGCTTACTCACCGCAGTTTGTGACGGAGAAGGCCGTGTTATACAGGTAGGCTACGACGAGGTTGGTCGTATTGCTTCGTTCCAAGATGGACGGGGTGGAAAAGTACGACGCACCTATGATGCTAACGATAACATCGTACAAGTAATCGACCCGCTCGGACGCAAGTATTCCTTTGCCTATGATGCCTTTGATCAACGAATAGAAGAAACGATGCCTTCAGGAGCAACCACCCGCTATCGCTATCATGTGCTAGGACCAATGGAAAGCGTAACGGACCCGCTAGGACAGACAACCACCTATCAGTATGATGCTGAGGGCCAATTGATTACTGTCATCCAGCCAAATGAAGCAGAAATTCACTATGAGCGGGATCAAATGGGGCGCATTATTTCTATTACAGATCCATTAGGCCGAACCGAGAAAGCCTCCTATGATGAAAATGGACGACTCATTCAAATCTGGGATGCACTGGGGAATAAGGTACAGGACGTCAGCTATGATGCAGGAGGCAATCTCGTTTCCGCTACAGATGCCTTAGGTCATACAACGCTGTACGGCTTTAATAAAATATACCAATGCACGAAAAAGACAAATGCCCTCGGACAAACCACAACCTACGCCTATGATGCTGTTGCTCGTCTAACCGAGGTTATGGAAAGCGATGCCGCGATCTATCGTCAGCAATATGACAAGGAAGGTCGTCTCATCAGCTATACCGATGCCAATGAAAACGAAACGACGCTTCAATACGATCAAAGTGGGCTAGTGGTGGTGGAACAAAACGCCAGCGGGGAAGCTACTCATTTTGCCTACGATGAACGAGGCTGGATGCACAAGCGTACCAATGCTAAAGGACAGGAAACCAACTATCGCTACGATGCCGCAGGTCAGCTTATCGAGCAAAAGGATGAGGTTAGCACCGTTCGTAGAGAATACGATACAGACGGCAATCTCGTTACGATACAGGAAGAAGGAGCAGGCGCGAAGCATCGGGAGTATGACCTGTTAGGACGTGTCACTGCTTGTACAGATAGCTACGGAAATACCATCCGATACCGTTATGATGAAAATAGCCAGCTAACGCATCTTATCTATCCAGATGGAAAGGTTGTGCAGTATACCTACGATGTAGCCGGACAGCTCACGGAGGTAAAAGACTGGGCAGGACGTCGTACAACCTACACCTACGACGAAAATGGGCGATTAATCAAGACCGTTCGACCAAATGGAACTATCGAGCAACGTAGCTATGACATCGCTGGACAAATGGTGCGTCTGTGGGATCAGAACCGCCAAGGCGTCATGCTCCAGAAATATCGCTACGTGTACAATGAGCTAGGCCAGATTGTACAGGAAGAGGAAAAGCAGTACACCTATGACGCTTTAAAACGACTGGTAAGCGGTGAATGGCCCGGCGGTCGCGTCTGGTACAGCTACGATAAAGGTGGAAACGTCACAGGAATCGGGACGGTAGAGGCCGTATCCAAGAAGGCTATGGGGTATGGAAAGGACAACCGACTTTCCCATGTAAATGAACAGCCAGTAGAGATGGATGCAGACGGCAATCTACTCACATGGACAGAGAATGAGCAAACCCATACCTATACATATGATGCCCGCAATCGCTTAGTGCGTACAGGTCAAGCACACTACACCTATGATGCCGAGTTTGTACGTACCTCGATGACGTGGAAGGGAAAGACGACACGCTATGTAGTCGATCAAGAGGAAGTATTTAGCCGTGTTCTGATGGAGCTAGGGGAAGATGGCAGTCCGAAAGCTTATTATGTGTATGGGCAGGGCTTGATCGGTCGAGAGGATGCGCAAGGGAATTATCTGTCCTATCATATGGATATGCGCGGTAGCACCACAATGCTGAGTGATTGGAGCGGACGCATCACCGACCGCTATAGCTATGGCGTGTATGGCGAATTAGAACAACACGATGGTACAACCTCCCAACCGTTTTGTTATAATGGTAGAGACGGTGTCATGACCGACCCGAATGGCTTGTATTACATGAGGGCGAGATACTATCACCCCGGACTGAAGCGGTTCCTGAACCGAGATATTTTACCCGGGGACGTGACTGAAGGGCAGACCTTTAACCGATTTGCCTATGTGAATGGCGATCCAGTAGGGTTTATTGATCCGCTGGGGTTGGCAGGGCTTGGGACTGGGCAGTGTAAGAAGGGCAAGGCTGAGGGGACGGGTAAACCCGAACCTAATCCAAATTCAAAAGCTAGTGCACAAGTCTTAAATCTAAAAAATGTAGATGATGCTGCAAAACAGTATGCCTCTAGTTTGAGAGATGGTATCCTTAATGGAACAATTAGGAAGACAACTGGTGGAAAGATTGACGCAAAAGTTTTGAGCGTTGCAGTAGATAAAAAGACAGGCGAGATGTTTTATGGAATAAGTGGATCAAAAAATAACCCGACTAGATTAAATGAAACACATACAGATTTACAAAAGATTATTGATCGTAAAGGGGTTTCTGAAACGAACTATCCATTAGATAACTGCGGAGAGTTCAATGCCATTAACCACGCTCTATTCAATGGAAACAAAATTACTGATCTGAATATGTATACGATCAACATTAAATCTGGTGAATTTAAAGAAATGTGTTTGAACTGTGATTCGATGTACAGTAAATTAGTTACGGTTATTAAATAA
- a CDS encoding DUF4280 domain-containing protein: protein MAIEDVEIEGGEGAKKSYVVAGAILTCTFGTQKSRLKTPLSHGVFIKDKAQMNINDFMPNVNIMPFGRCGNLANPEVAAATEANGGYLKRMPCMPIVTMPWIGGKEDKLIEGAPVLLNDCTNMCLHCGGQINIIDDGQELD from the coding sequence ATGGCCATAGAAGACGTGGAAATAGAAGGTGGAGAAGGAGCCAAGAAAAGCTATGTGGTAGCAGGAGCCATCCTTACCTGCACATTTGGCACTCAAAAAAGTCGCTTGAAAACTCCCCTAAGCCACGGGGTATTTATTAAAGACAAGGCGCAAATGAACATTAATGATTTTATGCCAAATGTAAACATTATGCCCTTTGGCAGATGCGGTAATCTAGCCAATCCAGAGGTAGCAGCTGCGACGGAAGCAAATGGCGGTTATTTAAAGCGTATGCCATGCATGCCGATCGTAACGATGCCGTGGATTGGGGGCAAGGAGGACAAGCTGATCGAAGGTGCGCCCGTTCTACTCAACGATTGTACCAACATGTGTCTACATTGTGGCGGGCAAATAAACATCATCGATGACGGACAGGAATTGGACTAA
- a CDS encoding SUKH-3 domain-containing protein — MEDKVRELLQKAGWFKGREVDISQYLDFLNEEEYYVFKNAAEFLKEYGGLIIQFKNPKRSDSYITLTINPIDAASSIFREVSRRYERYCNEPFVIVGEISLMDMTWYISSSGTFYGGNDDFLIRLGDNFCQAIHNIVSGINLEVVNVEDE, encoded by the coding sequence ATGGAAGATAAGGTGCGAGAGTTACTTCAGAAAGCAGGCTGGTTTAAGGGACGAGAAGTGGACATTAGTCAATACTTGGATTTTTTGAATGAAGAAGAATATTACGTTTTTAAGAATGCAGCTGAATTTCTAAAAGAATATGGTGGTTTGATAATCCAATTTAAAAATCCTAAAAGATCAGATAGCTATATAACCTTGACTATTAATCCAATTGATGCAGCAAGCTCAATATTCCGAGAAGTATCAAGAAGATATGAAAGATATTGTAACGAGCCATTTGTTATAGTTGGAGAAATTTCACTTATGGATATGACCTGGTATATTTCTTCATCAGGAACTTTTTATGGTGGAAACGATGATTTTCTTATCCGTTTGGGAGATAATTTTTGTCAGGCAATTCATAATATCGTTAGTGGTATTAATTTGGAAGTTGTGAATGTTGAAGATGAATAG